In Pelmatolapia mariae isolate MD_Pm_ZW linkage group LG2, Pm_UMD_F_2, whole genome shotgun sequence, one DNA window encodes the following:
- the LOC134634266 gene encoding uncharacterized protein LOC134634266, giving the protein MEHRSRIFFPSNRTFRINNLSRNDSGKYTLKTFDSDGRSSDERTLQLFIQAPVSSVLLVSECLSQGEMRVSCSSEGGDSPQYSWTLDGRTLTDAELLSGNNESNNITLKQHVSGSLVCSVRNNVSNVSKEQKTCSFINCTSINGTQILGWVHADSNSLCIEPTTEPTPVTPTAVGFINCTSINGTRILGWVHADSNSLCIKPTTEPTPVTPTAVGTSWFIFGLKAVVIILSLSGIWIWFTWKKKTILEDSTVPQRMVSPDNSVFMIEMSPYSNT; this is encoded by the exons ATGGAACATAGATCTCGCATCTTTTTTCCCAGCAATAGAACATTTAGGATCAATAACCTGAGCAGGAATGACAGTGGTAAATATACCCTTAAAACCTTTGATTCAGATGGAAGATCATCAGACGAGCGGACTTTACAGTTGTTCATTCAAG cTCCTGTGTCCTCTGTCCTGCTGGTCTCTGAGTGTCTGTCCCAGGGAGAGATGAGGGTGTCCTGCTCCTCTGAGGGAGGGGACAGTCCTCAGTACAGCTGGACTCTGGATGGCCGCACACTGACAGATGCTGAGCTCCTTTCTGGAAATAATGAGAGTAACAACATCACTCTGAAACAGCACGTCTCAGGAAGTCTGGTCTGCTCAGTCAGGAACAACGTCAGTAATGTCTCCAAAGAACAGAAGACCTGTA gcttcaTTAACTGCACCTCAATCAATGGGACACAGATATTAGGGTGGGTGCATGCAGACAGTAACAGCCTGTGTATTGAACCAACAACTGAACCTACACCAGTCACACCAACTGCAGTGG GCTTCATTAACTGCACCTCAATCAATGGGACACGGATATTAGGGTGGGTGCATGCAGACAGTAACAGCCTGTGTATTAAACCAACAACTGAACCTACACCAGTCACACCAACTGCAGTGG GTACTTCCTGGTTCATATTTGGTTTGAAAGCTGTTGTGATAATTCTGTCATTAAGTGGGATTTGGATCTGGTTCacttggaagaaaaaaacaatattggAAGACTCTACTGTCCCACAAAGGATGGTATCTCCAGATAACTCTGTTTTCATGATTGAAATGAGTCCTTACTCCAACACCTAG